Proteins encoded by one window of Tissierella sp.:
- a CDS encoding citrate:proton symporter, which produces MLALLGFLTVIIMLILVMTKKASPTVALIGVPVAVGTVASFFSDFSVVDIGGFISSGIGTVAATGVMFIFSILFFGILTDAGTFRPIIQKILSIIGVDPVKIALGTAVLAMIVHLDGSGAVTFLICIPALLPVYDAVGMSKTTLATIVALAAGTMNIVPWGGPTIRAATAIEMNVMELFSPVIIPLLFGLATVFVFAFILGNKEKKRLGITKVNVGKVELPALTEDQEALLRPHLFIVNVGLILLAIVGLIVGGNYGIKPEVVFMISFVLSMVINYPNVSTQKARVDAHAKSAILMASVLFAAGAFTGIMKGSGMITAMSESLVAIIPDSVAKYFAVITGIIAMPASLLFDPDSFYFGVLPVLSSTASGFGVDVPSIARAAMLGQMTTGFPVSPLTPATFLLVGLAGVDFGEHQKKTIPYAFTITIVMLIVSIVVGAIII; this is translated from the coding sequence ATGTTAGCATTATTAGGATTTTTAACTGTTATTATTATGCTGATTTTAGTAATGACCAAAAAGGCTTCACCAACGGTGGCTCTTATAGGAGTACCAGTTGCAGTAGGAACAGTAGCATCATTTTTCTCTGATTTTAGTGTTGTAGATATTGGAGGTTTTATATCCTCTGGTATAGGTACTGTAGCAGCGACAGGAGTAATGTTTATTTTTTCAATTTTGTTCTTTGGAATTTTAACAGATGCAGGAACTTTTAGACCTATAATTCAAAAGATACTTTCTATAATAGGTGTAGATCCTGTGAAAATAGCTTTAGGAACAGCTGTATTAGCAATGATTGTTCACCTTGATGGTTCAGGAGCGGTTACTTTCTTAATCTGTATTCCTGCATTATTACCAGTATACGACGCGGTTGGAATGAGTAAAACAACATTAGCAACAATAGTAGCTCTAGCAGCTGGTACTATGAATATTGTACCATGGGGTGGACCTACAATTAGGGCAGCAACTGCTATTGAGATGAATGTAATGGAATTATTTTCACCAGTTATCATACCATTACTTTTCGGATTAGCAACTGTATTTGTTTTCGCATTTATATTAGGAAATAAAGAGAAGAAAAGACTTGGAATTACTAAAGTAAATGTTGGCAAAGTAGAGTTACCAGCATTAACAGAAGATCAGGAAGCACTTCTAAGACCACATTTATTTATAGTGAATGTAGGCTTGATATTATTAGCAATAGTAGGCTTGATAGTTGGTGGAAACTATGGAATTAAACCAGAGGTAGTATTTATGATTTCCTTTGTATTATCTATGGTAATTAACTATCCAAATGTATCAACTCAAAAAGCAAGGGTAGATGCTCATGCTAAATCTGCAATCCTAATGGCTTCTGTATTGTTTGCAGCAGGAGCTTTTACAGGAATAATGAAAGGTTCAGGAATGATTACTGCCATGTCAGAGTCTTTAGTTGCTATAATCCCTGACTCAGTAGCTAAATACTTTGCAGTAATTACAGGAATTATTGCTATGCCTGCATCATTATTGTTTGATCCAGATTCATTCTACTTTGGAGTTTTACCAGTATTATCATCTACAGCAAGTGGATTCGGAGTTGATGTGCCAAGTATAGCAAGAGCAGCAATGTTAGGACAAATGACAACAGGATTCCCAGTATCACCACTTACACCAGCAACTTTCCTACTAGTAGGTCTTGCAGGAGTTGACTTTGGTGAGCATCAAAAGAAAACAATACCATATGCATTTACAATCACTATAGTAATGCTTATAGTTTCAATAGTAGTAGGTGCAATTATCATTTAA
- a CDS encoding sigma 54-interacting transcriptional regulator, with the protein MDKLIIDENLTVILDSMLEGINIIDINGKIVFGNTAYCKFLGISREELIGQELKKIRPNAQLPEIVKMGENLLHVERSEEDESYFVNMYSIFSEGKVIGGLSIVTFVNEAINFKKQIEQLEKRMEKRLIRINKANSARYTFDSITGVSDQMIEIKSSAMQVAETDMTVLLQSETGTGKELFANAIHNASLRKNEVFIAINCANFRGEILDSELFGYVEGAFTGAKKGGKMGLFEAANKGTLFLDEISEMDIALQAKLLRALQEKIIRPVGSVTDIPVDVRIICASNANLKEYIKEGKFRADLYYRLNVYPIRIPPLRERVEDISAIVLEELNRISKTLKRQITIDQETMKVLKRYKWPGNVRELKNVLEFSAFKAKDGVITIECLPELLDEFEEIDRSSSLSHRVKEFEKKEILKELGKYGDTTDGKKKVAEKLGISLATLYNKLAE; encoded by the coding sequence ATGGATAAGCTTATAATAGATGAAAATCTAACTGTAATTTTAGATTCTATGTTAGAAGGAATTAATATAATTGATATAAATGGAAAAATTGTTTTTGGTAATACAGCCTATTGTAAATTTCTTGGAATAAGCCGTGAAGAATTAATAGGGCAAGAATTAAAAAAAATAAGGCCAAATGCACAACTGCCTGAAATAGTAAAAATGGGAGAAAATTTACTTCATGTGGAAAGAAGTGAAGAAGATGAATCATATTTTGTAAACATGTACTCTATCTTTTCAGAAGGAAAAGTAATAGGTGGGCTTTCCATAGTTACTTTTGTAAATGAAGCAATTAATTTTAAAAAGCAAATTGAACAACTTGAAAAACGAATGGAAAAGAGGTTAATCAGAATAAATAAGGCTAATAGCGCCAGATATACCTTTGATTCCATAACAGGCGTTAGTGACCAGATGATAGAAATAAAAAGCTCAGCCATGCAAGTAGCAGAAACAGATATGACTGTGTTACTTCAATCTGAAACGGGAACTGGTAAGGAACTATTTGCAAATGCCATACACAATGCCAGCTTAAGAAAAAATGAAGTATTTATAGCTATTAATTGTGCTAATTTTAGGGGAGAAATTCTAGACTCTGAGTTATTTGGATATGTGGAAGGGGCTTTCACTGGAGCTAAGAAAGGTGGTAAGATGGGACTTTTTGAAGCTGCCAATAAGGGAACCCTATTTTTAGATGAAATATCTGAAATGGATATAGCACTTCAAGCAAAACTTTTAAGAGCATTACAGGAAAAGATAATTAGACCAGTAGGCAGTGTTACAGACATTCCTGTAGATGTACGAATAATATGCGCTTCAAATGCTAATCTTAAGGAATATATAAAGGAAGGTAAATTTAGAGCAGATTTATATTATAGGTTAAATGTTTACCCTATAAGAATACCACCCCTAAGAGAAAGGGTAGAAGATATATCAGCTATAGTTTTAGAGGAGTTAAATAGAATCTCTAAGACACTAAAGAGACAGATTACAATAGATCAAGAAACCATGAAGGTATTAAAAAGATATAAATGGCCAGGTAATGTTAGAGAACTAAAGAATGTACTTGAATTTTCAGCCTTCAAGGCTAAAGATGGAGTAATTACAATAGAGTGTCTACCAGAACTATTAGATGAGTTTGAAGAAATTGATAGAAGTAGTAGTTTATCTCACAGAGTAAAGGAATTTGAGAAAAAAGAAATACTCAAAGAATTGGGCAAATATGGGGATACAACAGATGGAAAGAAAAAGGTAGCAGAAAAATTAGGAATTTCTTTAGCAACTTTATATAATAAGTTAGCAGAATGA
- the trmB gene encoding tRNA (guanosine(46)-N7)-methyltransferase TrmB — protein MRVRKKKWARPELESANFVITDPFEDLNKYKGNWNKEFNNTYPIYLELGCGTGKFITENAINNPDKNFIGIDLKDEILVYAKRTVEEASLVDKPIENVRLIPMEIDFIKNIFDKDEISRIYINFCNPWPKRGQHRRRLTHISFLEKYKSFLKLNSEIWFKTDDKGIFEDSIKYFQSSGFTIKYHSYDLHKSDFEGNIRTEYEEKFTSKGMPIMFLLAEYKG, from the coding sequence ATGAGAGTACGTAAAAAGAAATGGGCTAGACCAGAACTAGAAAGCGCAAACTTTGTAATAACAGATCCCTTTGAGGATTTAAATAAGTATAAAGGTAACTGGAACAAGGAATTTAACAATACATATCCTATTTATCTTGAGTTAGGCTGTGGTACAGGAAAGTTTATAACTGAAAATGCTATAAACAATCCAGATAAAAACTTTATAGGTATAGATTTAAAGGATGAAATTCTTGTTTATGCAAAGAGGACAGTAGAAGAAGCAAGTTTAGTTGACAAACCTATTGAAAATGTTCGATTGATACCTATGGAGATAGATTTTATAAAAAATATATTTGATAAAGATGAAATATCTAGAATCTATATTAATTTTTGTAATCCTTGGCCAAAGAGAGGTCAACATAGAAGAAGACTAACTCATATTAGCTTTTTAGAAAAATATAAATCGTTTTTAAAATTAAACTCTGAAATCTGGTTTAAAACCGATGATAAAGGAATATTTGAGGATTCTATAAAGTATTTTCAATCAAGTGGATTTACCATTAAATATCACTCATATGATTTGCATAAAAGTGATTTTGAAGGCAATATAAGAACTGAATATGAAGAAAAGTTTACTTCTAAGGGAATGCCTATTATGTTTTTATTAGCTGAATATAAAGGATAA
- a CDS encoding diguanylate cyclase codes for MKKTVSDEINNKLNYAKSIVSVNPDKSMEICKEAYDLAKTNSLILEEGYALIGLSLASRVKSDSSSMIDYSYRALAIFEDKNHITGQIKALNLIGIAYFYSSIYEESLKYFLKASELLELERDEYLLSSVLNNIGEIYRESEIYDEAIKYYDKAVHITVNNYPLSHAAILGNIGNIHFEKNEFDMALEVFIKSHSILMDGDDMVSLGEIENKIGKVYYAVGDFEKAEQYYFKSYKRLEDVSNKYYVIDVLINIAQLYIESRSERTLYFYEKVVEVAEMVGAKKKLCQAYKLISEYYENKEDYKNAIEFYKKHSNVNEEIMSLNIRTKLEILNIEFKNAQSADKFEQINNRLEEEITRQRKEIEKIKQANKVLEKKAHEDELTGISNRRSINIYLNKIIEEISSEEDSIVLFMIDIDNFKKYNDYWGHSEGDICLKKIAECITRIQNSRGDSFGRYGGEEFVYISIALDYDDALALGNLLRTEVEDMGLYYMDGEEKKPVTISVGGVMGIKSDFKSISDIMENADRELYRAKRIGKNMTILKDM; via the coding sequence ATGAAAAAAACCGTATCCGATGAAATAAATAATAAGCTTAACTATGCAAAGAGTATAGTATCTGTAAATCCAGACAAGTCTATGGAAATATGTAAAGAGGCCTATGATCTAGCCAAGACAAATTCATTGATACTTGAGGAGGGCTATGCTCTCATTGGATTATCCCTTGCTAGTAGAGTAAAATCAGATAGTAGCAGTATGATTGATTATTCCTATAGAGCACTTGCAATATTTGAAGATAAAAACCATATTACTGGGCAGATAAAGGCATTAAATTTAATTGGTATTGCATATTTCTATAGCTCCATATATGAAGAATCCTTAAAGTATTTTCTCAAAGCAAGTGAGCTTCTGGAACTTGAAAGGGATGAGTATTTATTAAGTAGTGTTTTAAACAATATTGGAGAGATATATAGAGAATCAGAGATATATGACGAGGCTATTAAGTATTATGATAAAGCAGTTCATATTACAGTGAACAACTATCCTTTAAGCCATGCCGCTATATTAGGAAATATAGGTAATATACATTTTGAAAAAAATGAATTTGACATGGCTTTAGAGGTATTTATCAAAAGTCATAGTATACTTATGGATGGAGATGATATGGTAAGCTTAGGAGAAATCGAAAATAAAATAGGAAAGGTTTACTATGCAGTAGGAGACTTTGAAAAAGCTGAACAATACTATTTCAAATCCTATAAAAGGCTTGAGGATGTAAGTAATAAATATTATGTAATAGATGTATTGATAAATATAGCACAATTGTACATAGAAAGCAGATCTGAAAGGACCTTGTATTTTTATGAAAAGGTAGTTGAAGTTGCAGAGATGGTTGGGGCTAAGAAGAAACTTTGTCAAGCCTATAAGCTTATCTCTGAGTACTATGAGAATAAAGAAGATTATAAAAATGCTATTGAATTTTACAAGAAACATTCTAATGTAAACGAAGAAATCATGAGTTTAAATATTAGAACTAAGTTGGAAATATTAAATATTGAATTTAAAAATGCTCAGTCAGCAGATAAATTTGAGCAGATTAATAATAGGCTTGAAGAAGAGATAACTAGACAAAGGAAAGAGATAGAAAAGATAAAACAAGCTAATAAAGTCCTTGAAAAGAAAGCTCATGAAGACGAATTGACTGGAATATCAAATAGAAGAAGCATTAATATATATCTTAATAAAATTATAGAAGAGATATCCTCAGAGGAAGACTCTATAGTTTTATTTATGATAGATATAGATAATTTTAAAAAATATAATGATTATTGGGGACATTCTGAAGGAGATATATGTTTAAAAAAGATAGCAGAGTGTATAACAAGGATTCAGAATAGTAGAGGTGATTCTTTTGGGAGATATGGAGGAGAGGAGTTTGTATATATATCTATTGCTCTAGATTATGATGATGCCTTGGCACTAGGCAATCTTTTACGTACAGAAGTTGAAGATATGGGTCTTTACTATATGGATGGAGAAGAGAAGAAGCCTGTAACCATAAGTGTAGGGGGAGTAATGGGTATAAAATCAGATTTCAAGTCAATATCAGATATAATGGAGAATGCTGATAGGGAGCTTTATAGAGCTAAAAGGATAGGTAAGAATATGACAATACTTAAAGACATGTAA
- a CDS encoding Cof-type HAD-IIB family hydrolase — translation MKYKMIALDIDGTLVDKNVKVHTSTIEIIKRAIHKGIIVTLSTGRMYPSAKAIADKFGIDYPLIVYNGAEIRNPKDNSFAFSKYLPLDISKEIILLCKENNLYLQFYEEDSIVVEKIVDETRIDPDLAFAKCKEVGDLSKYTLQPCPKMMIVTEPHKTSEVESLLLTKFKDKIHITRSKPYLIEIIHPMVSKANALETLANKFNISQEEVIAIGDGDNDIEMIKWAGLGISVGNATETLKNYADYVTRQEYNLGVEEAINKFT, via the coding sequence TTGAAGTATAAAATGATAGCCCTAGATATCGATGGAACTCTAGTGGATAAAAATGTTAAGGTACATACTAGCACTATTGAAATAATAAAAAGAGCAATACACAAGGGTATAATAGTAACCTTATCAACCGGTAGAATGTACCCATCTGCTAAGGCAATTGCAGACAAGTTTGGCATAGATTATCCCTTAATCGTATACAATGGTGCTGAAATACGCAATCCAAAGGATAATAGCTTTGCTTTTTCTAAGTATCTACCTTTAGATATATCAAAAGAAATTATTTTATTATGCAAAGAAAATAATCTTTATTTACAATTTTATGAAGAAGATTCTATTGTCGTTGAAAAGATAGTAGATGAAACTAGAATAGATCCAGATTTAGCATTTGCAAAATGCAAGGAGGTAGGAGATCTATCAAAGTATACTTTACAGCCCTGTCCTAAAATGATGATAGTAACAGAACCACACAAAACTTCTGAAGTAGAAAGTTTGTTACTAACTAAATTTAAAGATAAAATACATATAACTCGCTCTAAGCCATATTTAATAGAAATAATCCATCCTATGGTTTCAAAAGCCAATGCTTTAGAAACATTGGCAAATAAATTTAATATTAGTCAAGAAGAAGTCATAGCAATCGGAGATGGTGATAATGATATTGAAATGATAAAATGGGCTGGTCTCGGTATATCCGTTGGAAATGCTACTGAAACCCTTAAAAATTATGCAGATTATGTGACTAGACAAGAATATAACCTTGGAGTTGAAGAAGCTATTAATAAGTTCACTTAG
- a CDS encoding N-acetylmuramoyl-L-alanine amidase, with amino-acid sequence MVRICFDYGHGGRDPGAVYRGRKESMDNLSIGMEIAKRLRIFGLEVDEIRGADVTVGLEERCINANNGNYDYFISFHRNAFRPEEANGVETFVYTNPSIRARQLANEIQKNLEICGFRSRGVRTADFYVLKKTKMPALLIEIGFIDNSGDNAIFDYKRKEIVHQISKAIILGTK; translated from the coding sequence ATGGTTAGAATATGTTTTGATTATGGTCATGGTGGTAGGGATCCTGGGGCTGTATATAGGGGAAGAAAAGAATCCATGGACAATTTAAGTATTGGAATGGAAATAGCTAAGAGGCTTAGGATATTTGGTCTAGAGGTAGATGAAATAAGAGGGGCCGATGTGACAGTAGGATTAGAAGAAAGATGCATCAATGCCAACAATGGAAACTATGATTATTTTATTTCCTTCCATAGAAATGCTTTTAGACCTGAAGAAGCAAATGGAGTGGAAACCTTTGTCTATACAAATCCATCTATACGAGCTAGACAATTGGCTAATGAAATACAGAAGAATTTAGAAATATGTGGATTTAGAAGTAGAGGAGTAAGGACAGCTGATTTCTATGTGCTGAAAAAAACTAAGATGCCTGCTCTACTGATTGAAATAGGATTCATAGATAATTCTGGAGACAATGCTATATTTGATTACAAGAGAAAGGAAATAGTACATCAAATATCAAAAGCAATTATATTAGGGACAAAGTAA
- a CDS encoding MBOAT family O-acyltransferase, translating to MAWKPAYILLILLCTIINYIAALMIDKLESKDLRKFWLVLSLGISFGVLIVYKYFSFLNESLRGIFTYFSFSYPLGHFDILLPMGISFYTFQTLSYTIDVYRGDIEAEKNFFMLSLYVTFFPQLVAGPIERSDRLLPQLKEKVSFDIDRVLDGIKIMLLGFFRKIVIADRLAVAVNAVYNSPEDFSGIYYIIATILFAFQIYCDFSGYSEIALGAAKVLGIDLMKNFDRPYFSKSIPEFWRRWHISLSTWFRDYLYIPLGGNRVSKPRYYFNTMLTFLLSGLWHGASWTFVIWGGLHGMYQIVGKITRDTRSKAKSTLRLEKTFILKIFQVIFTFTLVCFTWIFFRANTISDAIYIIRNLFSDIDMWKDINYLYRVANNMGLNYFEFLVGIISIALLLIGEFLARKRPLYISLSKSNFVVEGSFYIILLLIILTMGVYFNANQFIYFQF from the coding sequence ATGGCTTGGAAGCCTGCATATATACTATTAATACTACTATGTACAATAATAAACTATATTGCAGCTTTAATGATAGATAAACTTGAAAGCAAAGACCTTCGAAAGTTCTGGTTGGTTCTAAGTTTGGGTATTAGTTTCGGAGTATTAATTGTTTATAAATACTTTTCTTTCCTCAATGAATCTTTAAGAGGGATCTTTACATACTTTAGCTTTAGCTATCCTCTTGGACATTTTGATATATTACTTCCAATGGGAATTTCCTTTTATACTTTTCAAACCTTGAGTTATACTATAGATGTATATAGGGGAGATATTGAAGCTGAAAAAAACTTTTTTATGCTGTCTTTGTATGTAACCTTTTTCCCACAGCTTGTTGCAGGACCTATTGAACGTTCAGATAGATTATTACCTCAGCTTAAAGAAAAGGTTTCCTTCGATATTGATAGGGTCTTAGATGGTATAAAAATTATGTTATTAGGCTTTTTCAGAAAAATAGTAATAGCAGATAGATTAGCTGTGGCCGTTAATGCAGTATATAACTCTCCAGAGGATTTCTCTGGGATATACTATATTATTGCTACCATATTGTTTGCCTTTCAAATATATTGTGATTTCTCTGGCTACTCGGAAATAGCCCTAGGGGCAGCAAAAGTATTAGGCATAGATTTAATGAAAAACTTTGATAGACCATATTTCTCCAAAAGTATACCAGAGTTCTGGAGAAGGTGGCATATTTCCCTATCCACTTGGTTTAGAGACTATCTATATATACCCTTAGGTGGAAACAGGGTAAGCAAGCCAAGATATTACTTTAACACTATGCTTACATTTTTGCTTAGTGGCCTTTGGCATGGCGCAAGCTGGACCTTTGTTATTTGGGGAGGATTACATGGCATGTATCAAATTGTTGGCAAAATAACTAGGGATACTCGTTCTAAAGCTAAATCAACTTTAAGACTTGAAAAAACTTTCATTTTGAAAATATTCCAAGTTATATTTACCTTCACTCTAGTATGCTTTACATGGATATTCTTTAGAGCAAATACCATTTCTGATGCCATATATATAATAAGAAACTTGTTCTCTGATATAGATATGTGGAAGGATATAAATTATCTATACAGGGTTGCCAATAATATGGGCTTGAATTATTTTGAATTCTTAGTGGGAATAATATCTATAGCATTACTCCTTATAGGGGAATTCCTTGCTAGAAAAAGGCCACTATATATAAGTCTAAGTAAGTCAAATTTTGTAGTAGAAGGTTCATTTTATATAATATTACTATTAATAATACTAACAATGGGGGTATACTTCAATGCAAACCAATTCATATACTTCCAATTCTAA
- a CDS encoding DUF1574 family protein, producing MQTNSYTSNSNKKRFVWVKLILFIILLSILLHYIGKYFEDISNKNQSVTDYKKAWAEFYEIEANTLDLIFIGSSHSYCTFDPEIIDAALGTNSFNFGSPLQHPDSSYYILKEVLKYQKPKTLVFEIYWDMIDDEFELKQADTVIKAIDSKEFEQEFVKGAFPLNEVVKYLFKPVRYQQDVFNYWNKELKERTEENISVIEEEQSATPGVSYHRSRGFIYSDIVIPESEFYETNQFVGFDGAKWEYDETQKSYIEKLVQLSKDEGIEVIFVTAPIANVSMEYIENYKALHHKIADFANELNVPYRDYNMVNMEKNLFINENFRDDAHLNYGGVQIFMEDFIEWYRNINN from the coding sequence ATGCAAACCAATTCATATACTTCCAATTCTAATAAAAAAAGATTTGTTTGGGTAAAGCTAATTCTCTTTATAATTCTTTTATCTATTCTCTTACATTATATTGGGAAGTATTTTGAGGATATTAGCAATAAAAATCAAAGTGTAACGGATTATAAAAAAGCTTGGGCAGAATTCTATGAGATAGAAGCCAATACTCTAGATTTAATCTTCATAGGCTCATCACACTCCTACTGTACTTTTGATCCAGAAATAATAGATGCTGCCTTGGGAACTAATAGCTTTAACTTTGGTTCTCCACTACAACATCCGGACTCAAGCTACTATATTTTAAAGGAAGTACTAAAATATCAAAAACCAAAAACCCTAGTCTTTGAAATCTATTGGGATATGATAGATGATGAGTTTGAGTTAAAACAAGCTGATACAGTTATTAAGGCCATAGATAGCAAGGAATTTGAACAGGAATTTGTGAAAGGTGCTTTTCCCTTAAATGAAGTAGTGAAATATCTTTTTAAGCCAGTTAGATATCAGCAAGATGTCTTTAATTATTGGAATAAGGAATTAAAAGAAAGAACAGAAGAAAATATATCTGTCATAGAGGAAGAACAATCAGCTACACCTGGTGTAAGCTATCATAGGTCTAGAGGCTTTATATATTCAGACATAGTCATACCTGAATCTGAATTCTATGAAACCAATCAATTCGTTGGATTTGACGGAGCTAAATGGGAATATGACGAGACACAAAAATCATACATTGAAAAACTAGTCCAGCTTTCCAAGGATGAGGGGATTGAAGTAATATTTGTAACGGCTCCTATAGCTAATGTATCCATGGAATATATTGAAAACTACAAAGCTCTACATCATAAGATTGCTGATTTTGCCAATGAGCTAAATGTTCCCTATAGAGATTATAATATGGTTAATATGGAGAAAAACCTATTTATTAATGAAAACTTTAGAGACGATGCCCACCTTAACTACGGAGGCGTTCAGATATTCATGGAAGATTTTATAGAATGGTATAGAAATATCAACAATTAA
- a CDS encoding DHHW family protein yields the protein MKKIGKYKLIILFLAFLFTIPILTAISGDTNISTIENRTLAPLPIYSKENLFNGDYFNQWENYISDHIISRDSFIKSYTLLNMNVLGKHRINDIVLGSDDTLLPYYTDTLSQNLIHYYNNLPTMAESLGELSKFVESNGGELLFVGLPSQSSFFRDRYISYFSNKDSYLDESESKLFSELDKNEVNYINMNEIFRNDYKEDYYLKTDHHFSFKGSFKTYEEIIKKTKNDLELNIESEIPLDKFDLVTLENPIQGSRNRQLYYLKDIDEKLTIAYHKNEIEYEKYVNGGLDNRLYYVSEDPSVRPTYGVYMNGDFAEISIDTNREELPNLLIFGDSFTNALEPLLYYHFNETRILDLRHYTKMNLYEYIDLHKPDMVIMVRDELNYGNLNHNGIFK from the coding sequence ATGAAAAAAATCGGAAAATATAAACTTATAATTCTATTCTTAGCATTTTTATTTACAATCCCAATACTAACAGCAATATCAGGAGATACAAATATCTCAACTATAGAAAATAGGACCTTAGCACCTCTTCCTATTTATAGTAAAGAAAATCTCTTCAATGGAGATTATTTTAACCAATGGGAAAATTATATATCTGATCATATAATAAGCAGAGATTCATTTATCAAATCATATACTCTACTGAACATGAATGTCCTAGGCAAACACAGAATAAATGACATAGTCTTAGGTAGTGATGACACCCTATTACCCTATTATACAGATACATTGTCTCAAAACTTAATTCATTATTATAATAATTTGCCTACCATGGCAGAAAGTCTAGGAGAATTAAGTAAGTTTGTAGAAAGCAATGGAGGGGAACTTCTATTTGTTGGTCTACCAAGCCAATCATCCTTCTTTAGAGACAGATATATTAGCTATTTCTCCAACAAAGATAGCTACCTAGATGAAAGTGAATCTAAGCTCTTTAGTGAATTGGATAAAAATGAAGTCAATTATATCAATATGAATGAAATATTTAGAAATGATTATAAAGAAGATTATTATTTAAAAACAGATCATCATTTTAGCTTCAAGGGATCCTTCAAGACCTATGAGGAGATAATCAAAAAAACAAAGAATGATCTTGAGCTTAACATAGAGTCAGAGATTCCTCTAGATAAATTTGATTTAGTCACTTTGGAAAATCCGATCCAGGGTAGTAGAAATAGACAGCTTTATTACCTAAAGGATATAGATGAAAAATTGACAATAGCATATCATAAGAATGAAATAGAATATGAAAAATATGTAAATGGAGGCTTAGATAATAGGCTATATTATGTAAGTGAAGACCCAAGTGTTAGACCTACTTATGGGGTCTATATGAATGGTGATTTTGCTGAGATAAGCATTGATACCAATAGGGAGGAACTACCAAATTTACTTATCTTTGGAGACTCCTTTACAAATGCCCTTGAACCATTATTATATTATCATTTCAATGAGACTAGAATACTAGACCTTAGACATTATACAAAAATGAATTTATATGAATATATAGATCTTCACAAGCCAGATATGGTTATAATGGTAAGGGATGAATTGAACTATGGAAATCTTAATCACAATGGAATCTTTAAATAA